The Streptococcaceae bacterium ESL0729 genome has a segment encoding these proteins:
- the thrS gene encoding threonine--tRNA ligase produces MVKITFPDGASREYQSGVTTYEIAESISKSLAKKTLAGKLNGQLIDWDRPITEDGSLEIVTPDHEAALPLLRHSAAHLFAQAARRLFPNIKLGVGPAIQDGFYYDTDNAEGQITNEDLPRIQEEMMKIVKENYPAIRREVTKDEAREIFADDPYKLELIEEHAGEGLTVYSQGEFTDLCRGPHVPSTGRIQVFDLLNVAGAYWRGNSDNNMMQRVYGTAWFDKKDMKKYLKMREEAKERDHRKLGRELDLFMVSQEVGSGLPFWLPNGATIRRTIERYITDKELSLGYEHVYTPIMADVGLYKTSGHWDHYKEDMFPPMDMGDGEELVLRPMNCPHHMMVYKNHIRSYRELPIRVAELGMMHRYEKSGALSGLQRVREMTLNDGHTFVRPDQIKDEFKRTLELMLAVYKDFGIDDYRFRLSYRDPKDTHKYFDDDAMWENAQAMLKAAMDELELDYFEAEGEAAFYGPKLDVQVKTALGNEETLSTIQLDFLLPERFELEYVGADGENHRPVVIHRGIVSTMERFVAYLTEVYKGAFPTWLAPTQATIIPVSNEVHADYAWDVANALKAKGIRLEVDERNEKMGYKIRASQTSKIPYQIVVGDKEQEEGTVNVRRYGSKETKVLKLDDFIKEITSDIANYSRTDQVEA; encoded by the coding sequence ATGGTAAAAATTACTTTTCCTGATGGTGCTAGTCGTGAGTATCAATCAGGTGTGACAACTTATGAAATTGCTGAATCAATCAGCAAGTCACTTGCTAAAAAGACTCTTGCCGGTAAATTAAACGGCCAACTAATCGACTGGGATCGCCCAATCACTGAAGATGGAAGCCTAGAAATCGTGACACCAGATCACGAGGCAGCTCTACCTTTACTGCGTCACTCTGCTGCCCACCTTTTTGCCCAAGCAGCCCGCCGTCTTTTCCCTAACATCAAACTAGGTGTCGGCCCTGCCATCCAAGACGGATTCTACTACGATACCGATAATGCCGAAGGTCAAATCACCAACGAAGACCTTCCACGCATCCAAGAAGAGATGATGAAAATCGTCAAGGAAAACTACCCTGCCATCCGCCGCGAGGTTACAAAAGACGAGGCTCGTGAAATCTTTGCAGACGATCCTTACAAGCTTGAACTTATTGAAGAGCATGCTGGTGAAGGCCTTACTGTCTATTCACAAGGGGAATTCACTGACCTTTGCCGTGGACCTCACGTCCCATCAACAGGCCGCATCCAAGTTTTCGACCTACTTAATGTAGCTGGAGCTTACTGGCGTGGAAACTCTGACAATAACATGATGCAACGTGTTTATGGTACAGCCTGGTTCGACAAAAAGGACATGAAAAAATACCTGAAAATGCGTGAAGAAGCTAAGGAACGTGACCACAGAAAGCTTGGTCGTGAACTTGATCTATTCATGGTCAGCCAAGAGGTTGGTAGCGGCCTTCCCTTCTGGCTACCAAATGGAGCTACAATTCGCCGTACAATCGAGCGTTATATCACTGATAAAGAGCTTAGCCTTGGATATGAGCATGTCTACACTCCAATCATGGCAGATGTCGGTCTTTACAAGACTTCAGGACACTGGGATCACTATAAGGAAGACATGTTCCCACCAATGGACATGGGTGACGGTGAAGAGCTCGTTCTTCGTCCGATGAACTGCCCACACCACATGATGGTCTATAAAAACCACATCCGTTCATATCGTGAACTTCCAATTCGTGTGGCGGAACTTGGAATGATGCACCGTTATGAAAAATCAGGAGCCTTATCAGGACTTCAACGTGTGCGTGAAATGACCCTGAATGATGGACACACATTTGTCCGTCCTGATCAAATTAAAGACGAATTCAAACGTACTCTTGAGCTTATGCTTGCAGTATACAAGGACTTCGGAATTGACGACTACCGCTTCCGTCTAAGCTACCGTGATCCTAAGGACACTCACAAGTACTTTGACGATGATGCCATGTGGGAAAATGCCCAAGCCATGCTTAAGGCAGCCATGGATGAGCTTGAACTTGACTACTTTGAAGCTGAAGGAGAAGCAGCCTTCTACGGACCAAAACTTGACGTACAGGTGAAGACTGCCCTTGGAAACGAAGAAACTCTTTCAACTATCCAGCTTGACTTCCTCCTTCCAGAACGCTTTGAGCTTGAGTACGTGGGAGCTGACGGCGAAAACCATCGCCCAGTCGTTATCCACCGTGGTATCGTATCAACTATGGAACGTTTTGTTGCCTATCTAACAGAAGTTTACAAGGGTGCCTTCCCAACTTGGCTTGCTCCAACTCAGGCAACAATCATCCCAGTTTCAAACGAAGTCCACGCAGACTACGCTTGGGATGTGGCAAATGCCCTTAAGGCCAAAGGAATCCGCCTAGAAGTAGATGAACGTAACGAAAAAATGGGTTATAAAATTCGTGCCAGCCAAACTTCTAAAATTCCTTACCAAATCGTTGTTGGTGACAAGGAACAAGAAGAAGGAACAGTAAATGTTCGTCGCTACGGAAGTAAGGAAACTAAGGTTCTTAAACTTGACGACTTTATCAAGGAAATCACTTCAGACATCGCAAACTACTCACGTACTGACCAAGTAGAGGCCTAA
- a CDS encoding YkgJ family cysteine cluster protein: protein MIKEIDNRIDVDYYRDLALQKRKSHEKFLANLKKKKPKNLDKLTKAIHEEVFSEVDCTKCANCCKGLGPLWTEADIERVAKKERMKLADFEASYLRVDEDGDKVFQSMPCPFLGCDNLCDIYSVRPKACREFPHTDRKRIYQINHLTLKNTEYCPAAYLFVEKLSEAMK from the coding sequence ATGATTAAAGAAATTGATAATAGAATAGATGTAGACTACTACAGGGACTTAGCCCTTCAAAAACGGAAAAGTCACGAAAAATTTTTGGCCAACCTTAAAAAGAAGAAGCCAAAAAATTTAGACAAACTAACCAAGGCCATCCATGAAGAGGTCTTTTCAGAAGTTGACTGTACCAAATGCGCCAACTGCTGTAAGGGGCTTGGTCCCTTATGGACCGAGGCAGATATTGAAAGAGTGGCTAAAAAAGAACGCATGAAACTTGCCGACTTTGAGGCTAGCTACCTACGAGTCGACGAAGATGGCGACAAGGTCTTCCAGTCCATGCCCTGTCCATTCCTAGGTTGTGATAATCTCTGTGACATTTACAGTGTCCGCCCCAAGGCCTGCCGTGAGTTTCCTCATACTGACCGCAAAAGGATTTATCAGATCAATCACCTAACCCTTAAAAACACAGAGTACTGTCCAGCAGCTTATCTCTTTGTTGAAAAATTAAGTGAAGCTATGAAATAA
- a CDS encoding Nramp family divalent metal transporter, producing MEKENNFTRYANGPSLEEINGTVDVPKDNNFWKNLMAFSGPGALVAVGYMDPGNWITSIGGGSQYGYLLLSVIMLSSLIAMLLQYMAAKLGIVTGLDLAQATRKHTSRRLGFILWIITELAIMATDIAEVIGGAIALNLLFGIPIVFGVILTVFDVFLLLFMMKLGFRKIEAIVISLIGVILIVFGYEVALSNPSFASIVEGFVPKKQILNHGELTMALGIVGATVMPHNLYLHSSIAQSRKYDRQDTEKVARAVRFSTWDSNIQLSVAFVINCLLLILGAAMFYGTKEDLGTFTALYDALKDKNIAGDVASPILSTLFAVALLASGQNSTITGTLTGQVVMEGFIHMKIPTWIRRLITRSLSVIPVLVCAIYFNGNEGALDDLMVSSQVFLSIALPVSMIPLVYFTSSEKIMGKRFKNKKILALLAWVATIVLTILNIQLIISMF from the coding sequence GTGGAAAAAGAAAATAATTTTACCAGATACGCAAATGGCCCAAGTCTTGAAGAGATAAATGGGACTGTGGATGTGCCCAAGGACAATAATTTTTGGAAGAATCTCATGGCATTTTCAGGTCCAGGAGCCTTGGTTGCCGTGGGCTATATGGATCCAGGAAACTGGATTACCTCAATAGGTGGGGGGTCTCAGTACGGTTACCTCCTTTTATCAGTCATCATGCTGTCAAGTTTGATTGCCATGCTGCTTCAGTATATGGCAGCAAAACTTGGGATTGTAACAGGGCTTGACTTGGCCCAAGCAACGAGAAAGCATACCAGTAGAAGGCTTGGTTTCATTCTATGGATTATAACTGAGCTTGCTATTATGGCTACAGATATTGCTGAAGTTATCGGTGGTGCCATAGCCCTCAACCTCCTCTTTGGGATTCCCATTGTTTTTGGAGTTATCTTGACGGTCTTTGATGTCTTTCTTCTTCTCTTTATGATGAAGCTAGGCTTTAGGAAGATTGAAGCCATAGTCATAAGTTTGATTGGGGTTATTCTCATTGTCTTTGGCTACGAGGTTGCCCTTTCTAATCCAAGCTTTGCCTCAATCGTAGAAGGCTTCGTCCCTAAAAAACAAATCCTAAATCACGGGGAGCTTACAATGGCCCTAGGTATTGTTGGGGCGACAGTTATGCCCCATAATCTTTACCTCCATTCATCAATAGCCCAAAGTAGGAAGTATGACAGGCAGGATACGGAGAAGGTAGCACGTGCCGTTCGTTTTTCGACCTGGGATTCAAATATTCAGTTGTCAGTGGCTTTTGTCATAAACTGTCTACTTCTAATTTTAGGGGCTGCCATGTTCTATGGTACCAAAGAAGACCTTGGAACCTTTACAGCCCTCTATGACGCCCTTAAGGATAAAAATATTGCAGGTGATGTGGCAAGTCCCATCCTTTCAACCCTTTTTGCAGTAGCCCTTCTGGCCAGTGGCCAAAACTCAACCATAACAGGAACCCTTACGGGACAGGTTGTTATGGAAGGCTTCATTCATATGAAAATCCCAACCTGGATTCGTCGCCTGATTACCCGTTCTTTATCAGTAATCCCTGTTTTGGTTTGTGCCATCTACTTTAATGGCAATGAAGGTGCCTTGGATGATTTGATGGTAAGTAGCCAAGTTTTCCTAAGTATTGCCCTTCCTGTATCAATGATTCCCCTTGTTTATTTTACAAGTAGCGAAAAAATTATGGGAAAAAGATTTAAGAACAAGAAAATTCTTGCCCTCCTTGCTTGGGTGGCAACAATTGTTCTGACCATTTTGAATATCCAGCTCATTATTAGCATGTTTTAA
- a CDS encoding YlbG family protein produces the protein MEVKFDLQKRRALYVYYNSYKHVRRLKKYGDFIYTSKRLRYVKIYVNEEGFEQVKAELYGLHFVKGVEESLIPDLEMDFSK, from the coding sequence GTGGAAGTTAAGTTTGACCTGCAAAAAAGAAGGGCCTTGTATGTTTACTACAATAGCTACAAGCACGTAAGAAGGCTTAAAAAGTATGGAGACTTTATCTATACCTCAAAAAGACTAAGGTATGTAAAAATTTATGTCAACGAAGAAGGTTTTGAACAGGTAAAGGCTGAGCTTTATGGTCTTCACTTTGTTAAGGGGGTTGAAGAAAGCCTTATCCCAGACCTTGAAATGGATTTTTCCAAATAA
- a CDS encoding YlbF family regulator, whose amino-acid sequence MLIVNESLAKIDDVIDKIVASFLTFNQVDHYRKAKSAFEDDFFLQEQIKSLLEKNQLLAENEAYLPYRPELKELQREVRGLQRQINLNEHVYELRLAENDLQGLLADLTKDIAATISEDISIDEGLPFSKKGHHGKGGSCGS is encoded by the coding sequence ATGTTAATTGTAAATGAAAGTTTAGCAAAAATAGATGATGTAATTGATAAAATAGTGGCAAGTTTTTTGACTTTCAATCAGGTTGACCACTATAGGAAGGCTAAATCGGCTTTTGAAGATGATTTTTTCCTTCAGGAACAAATCAAAAGTCTCCTAGAAAAAAATCAACTTTTGGCAGAAAATGAGGCTTATTTGCCCTATAGACCCGAATTAAAAGAGCTTCAAAGGGAGGTTAGAGGGCTTCAAAGGCAAATAAATCTAAATGAGCATGTTTATGAATTAAGGCTTGCAGAAAATGATTTACAGGGTCTACTAGCTGATTTAACCAAGGATATAGCAGCTACTATATCAGAAGATATAAGTATTGATGAGGGCCTACCTTTTTCAAAGAAGGGCCATCATGGAAAGGGGGGATCTTGTGGAAGTTAA
- a CDS encoding DUF1129 family protein produces MEEYFNQLSAKNKDYLITVSRQLSEAGKSQEQIDEIFKEHIDEIISNQEKGIPARNFLGTPSVFASKFIEKKEASTKTEGKPVNTNKYLMWLDNFLLLLGVLAAVNGGVGLFSKNPQTYGIITLLIMSAGAGLIMSLMYNNFSKKDSQKSGSRLKSFAFMTLAMFAWIAVFVLASLLPQAINPTPTPLITLIIGLVALVVRYFVKKHYNIQSSMTNYQGK; encoded by the coding sequence ATGGAAGAATATTTTAACCAACTGTCTGCTAAAAACAAGGATTATTTAATCACCGTTTCAAGGCAGCTGAGCGAAGCTGGCAAAAGCCAGGAGCAAATAGATGAAATCTTCAAGGAACATATTGATGAAATCATCAGCAACCAGGAAAAGGGAATTCCTGCCCGTAATTTCCTAGGTACCCCAAGTGTCTTTGCTAGTAAATTCATCGAAAAAAAAGAAGCTAGTACTAAAACTGAAGGTAAGCCAGTAAATACCAACAAGTACCTTATGTGGCTTGATAACTTCCTTCTACTACTTGGAGTTTTGGCTGCGGTCAATGGGGGAGTTGGACTTTTCAGTAAAAATCCACAAACTTACGGCATTATAACTCTTTTAATCATGAGTGCAGGTGCAGGTCTTATCATGAGCCTTATGTACAATAATTTTTCTAAAAAAGATAGCCAAAAATCAGGCAGTCGCCTTAAATCATTTGCCTTCATGACCCTTGCCATGTTTGCCTGGATTGCAGTTTTTGTCCTTGCATCCCTCCTACCGCAAGCAATCAATCCAACCCCAACCCCTCTTATTACCCTAATAATTGGTCTTGTGGCCCTAGTAGTCCGCTACTTTGTTAAAAAGCATTATAATATTCAAAGTTCAATGACTAACTACCAAGGTAAGTAG
- a CDS encoding TetR/AcrR family transcriptional regulator, giving the protein MEYSKKTQTTRKKIQAALINLLADKRFDQITINDIVDQAELNRSSFYRYYEDKYDLIDKMEEEIIAGMKGRRPAEFKYNDTEFIRANIVDHLNYLKLYAKEINRLLSDNAGPSFSEKLKKELNQSFFASRHLEVERNDKTVLLGLYSVDILIQTFKYFTSQTNELTAEELADLVTDVYVNGFFTAISNS; this is encoded by the coding sequence ATGGAATATAGTAAGAAGACACAAACAACTAGAAAAAAGATTCAGGCTGCCTTGATAAACCTTCTGGCCGATAAAAGATTCGACCAGATAACCATTAATGACATTGTAGACCAAGCTGAGTTGAATAGAAGCAGCTTTTATAGGTATTACGAAGATAAGTATGACCTAATTGACAAGATGGAAGAAGAGATTATAGCTGGGATGAAGGGCAGGAGGCCTGCCGAATTTAAGTATAATGACACAGAATTTATTAGGGCAAATATTGTTGACCACCTAAACTATCTAAAGCTTTATGCCAAAGAAATTAACCGCCTATTAAGTGATAATGCAGGTCCTAGTTTTTCTGAAAAGCTCAAAAAAGAGCTTAATCAAAGTTTTTTTGCGAGTAGGCACCTAGAGGTCGAAAGAAATGATAAGACCGTCCTTTTGGGCCTATATTCGGTTGATATCCTAATCCAAACCTTCAAGTACTTTACCAGCCAAACTAATGAATTGACTGCAGAAGAGCTTGCTGACTTGGTAACGGACGTTTATGTCAATGGATTTTTCACGGCCATAAGTAACTCATAA
- a CDS encoding MDR family MFS transporter: MNETNKNYDIHGKEYNRYGVLFLVLIATFAGALMQTSLGTALPTLMKAFDINLNTAQQATTWFLLANGIMVPLSAFLATKVSTKWLHIFAYATLLIGILATALTPENGSSWWIFIVGRVLAAVAVGIMMPLMQIVILNMFAPKERALAMGLSGLVVGMAPAIGPTLSGWILEKNHVLFGLTISNSWRTIFIIPAIVIALALVLAPFLMKDIIPTKNIKLDYPSLILSVVGFGAFLWGFTNVASHGWGDFTRVISPIAGGVLLLTIFAFRQLKLPEPFLDIKVFKVKEFTIPTIGLILSTMAMFGVEMMLPTYMQNVHGLSPLNSGLALLPGALMIGLMSPVNGILYNKVGVKKMAILGFTILGLGTLPFVFLTETTPVSLIVVLYGIRMFAVAMLMMPLTTSAMSALPVDKVTHGTAANNTLRQIASSVVVALLTSIVQNIINSNTPASSLKEGNPMEYASQMLTASMDGFRVAFLVGLSFAVTGLIFAFFLKGEKNTDREGEK; the protein is encoded by the coding sequence ATGAATGAGACTAACAAAAATTATGACATTCATGGAAAAGAATATAACCGCTACGGTGTTCTCTTCCTGGTATTGATTGCGACTTTTGCAGGGGCCCTTATGCAGACCTCACTTGGGACTGCCCTACCAACCCTCATGAAGGCTTTTGATATCAACTTAAATACTGCCCAACAGGCAACAACTTGGTTCCTTCTAGCTAACGGAATCATGGTTCCACTATCGGCCTTCTTGGCTACCAAGGTATCAACCAAGTGGCTCCATATCTTTGCCTATGCTACCTTATTAATCGGGATACTAGCAACAGCTTTAACACCTGAGAATGGCTCATCTTGGTGGATTTTTATTGTCGGGCGTGTCCTTGCTGCGGTGGCTGTTGGAATCATGATGCCCCTTATGCAAATTGTTATTTTAAACATGTTTGCTCCTAAAGAACGTGCTCTTGCCATGGGACTTAGCGGACTTGTAGTTGGTATGGCACCAGCTATTGGTCCAACACTTTCTGGCTGGATTCTTGAAAAAAATCATGTCCTATTTGGCCTAACAATCTCTAACTCTTGGAGAACCATCTTCATCATCCCGGCAATTGTCATAGCTCTTGCCCTTGTCCTTGCTCCCTTTTTGATGAAGGATATCATCCCAACTAAGAATATCAAACTTGACTATCCATCTCTTATTCTTTCAGTTGTTGGTTTTGGAGCCTTCCTCTGGGGATTCACAAATGTTGCCTCACATGGTTGGGGAGATTTTACACGCGTTATTTCACCCATTGCAGGTGGTGTTTTACTTCTCACAATTTTTGCCTTTAGGCAGCTCAAGCTACCTGAACCCTTCCTTGACATTAAGGTCTTCAAGGTTAAGGAATTTACCATTCCAACCATTGGGCTCATTCTTTCAACCATGGCCATGTTTGGAGTTGAGATGATGCTTCCAACCTATATGCAAAATGTACACGGTCTATCACCTCTAAATTCAGGTCTTGCCCTATTGCCAGGTGCCCTTATGATTGGTCTAATGTCACCTGTGAATGGGATTCTTTATAATAAGGTTGGGGTTAAGAAGATGGCCATTCTTGGATTTACCATCTTAGGACTTGGTACCTTGCCTTTTGTCTTTCTGACTGAAACTACTCCAGTTAGTCTGATTGTTGTTTTATATGGAATTAGGATGTTTGCTGTAGCCATGCTTATGATGCCCCTTACCACGTCTGCTATGTCAGCTCTACCAGTTGATAAGGTAACCCACGGTACTGCGGCTAACAACACCTTAAGGCAGATTGCCTCATCAGTCGTTGTCGCTCTTTTGACCTCAATTGTTCAAAATATCATTAACAGCAACACACCAGCTTCTTCCCTTAAGGAAGGAAATCCCATGGAGTATGCCAGCCAGATGCTTACAGCTTCAATGGACGGCTTCCGTGTAGCCTTTCTTGTTGGTTTGAGTTTTGCGGTTACCGGACTAATCTTTGCCTTCTTCCTAAAGGGGGAGAAAAATACAGATCGTGAGGGAGAAAAATAA
- a CDS encoding DUF4811 domain-containing protein, producing MILYIIVALTILSFLSWLVLKNKVLRVTLGSISTILLFGAVGLLSLNMSNHYGMEEKTVTSEISDIFTAGDTSSPVNMLIANQIGSDSGNYALVYRDQASDAQASPHFVPNQDDIINSVKKSASYELSDSAKNASIITQKTYWVYKSDFYKNLFELKSDDEDINLISEKTTVELPKGSWVVLSADQAKKLAEKQASVTDEQKAAQKTALETAIKTKLAEYMAQNKNASKEDIEAFTKAETTKLALESINTALKGLN from the coding sequence ATGATACTTTATATTATAGTTGCCCTAACAATTTTAAGCTTCCTAAGTTGGCTGGTTCTTAAGAATAAAGTCCTAAGAGTAACTCTTGGAAGCATTTCAACAATCTTACTTTTTGGAGCAGTGGGTCTTCTTTCCCTTAATATGTCAAACCACTACGGAATGGAAGAGAAGACTGTCACAAGTGAAATAAGTGATATTTTCACAGCAGGTGATACTTCTTCTCCCGTAAATATGCTGATTGCCAATCAAATCGGTAGCGACTCTGGAAATTATGCTCTAGTTTATCGCGATCAGGCTAGTGATGCACAGGCCAGTCCCCACTTTGTTCCCAATCAAGATGATATAATAAACTCTGTCAAAAAATCTGCCAGCTATGAATTATCAGATTCAGCTAAAAATGCAAGTATCATTACCCAAAAAACCTACTGGGTTTATAAGTCAGATTTCTATAAAAATCTATTTGAATTAAAGTCAGATGATGAGGATATTAACCTAATCTCTGAAAAGACAACTGTTGAGCTTCCTAAGGGTAGCTGGGTGGTCCTATCAGCTGATCAGGCTAAAAAACTTGCTGAAAAACAAGCCAGTGTAACAGATGAGCAGAAAGCTGCTCAAAAAACTGCCCTGGAAACTGCTATTAAAACAAAGCTTGCAGAATACATGGCTCAAAATAAAAATGCCAGCAAGGAAGATATTGAAGCATTCACAAAGGCTGAGACCACTAAACTTGCCCTTGAATCAATCAATACTGCCCTTAAAGGACTCAATTAA
- the rlmN gene encoding 23S rRNA (adenine(2503)-C(2))-methyltransferase RlmN, with the protein MKNSIYGLTLAQLTDWVLENGQKKFRAKQIWEWLYRKRVDEFSQMTNLSKDLLKKLEDNFVINPLEEKVIQESADGTVKYLFELPDGMLIETVLMRQKYGLSVCVTTQVGCNIGCTFCASGLLKKQRDLTAGEIVAQIMLVQKYFDKRGQDERVSHVVVMGIGEPFDNYDNVTNFLYTINDDNGLAIGARHITVSTSGLAPKIREFAHNGLQVNLAVSLHAPNNDVRTSIMRINRSFPIEKLFEAIDYYIEETNRRVTFEYIMLSGVNDRRHHAQELADLLKDKKKLVYVNLIPYNPVSEHDQYSRSSKEDVLVFYDILKKNGINCVIRQEHGTDIDAACGQLRSKQLKDEEKVLV; encoded by the coding sequence ATGAAAAATTCAATTTACGGGCTAACCTTGGCTCAATTAACTGACTGGGTCTTAGAAAATGGCCAAAAAAAATTCAGGGCCAAACAAATTTGGGAGTGGCTTTATAGAAAACGTGTTGATGAATTTTCACAAATGACCAACCTTTCTAAGGATTTACTTAAAAAATTAGAAGATAACTTTGTGATTAACCCGCTTGAAGAAAAGGTTATCCAAGAATCAGCTGATGGAACTGTTAAATACTTGTTTGAACTACCTGATGGTATGCTAATTGAGACAGTTCTCATGCGTCAAAAGTATGGTCTTTCAGTTTGTGTAACCACCCAGGTAGGTTGTAACATTGGTTGTACCTTTTGTGCCAGCGGTCTATTGAAAAAACAACGTGACCTTACAGCAGGAGAAATTGTTGCCCAAATCATGCTAGTGCAAAAATACTTCGATAAACGTGGTCAAGATGAGCGTGTAAGCCATGTGGTAGTAATGGGTATTGGTGAACCATTTGATAACTACGATAATGTAACAAACTTCCTTTATACCATCAATGATGATAATGGTCTTGCCATCGGAGCTCGTCACATCACTGTATCAACTTCAGGACTTGCACCAAAAATCCGCGAATTTGCTCACAATGGTCTTCAGGTTAACCTTGCCGTTAGTCTTCATGCTCCAAACAACGATGTCCGTACAAGCATCATGCGGATTAACAGAAGTTTTCCAATCGAAAAACTGTTTGAAGCAATTGACTACTATATCGAAGAAACTAATCGCCGTGTAACATTTGAGTACATCATGCTTTCAGGTGTTAATGATCGTCGCCACCACGCCCAAGAGCTTGCTGACTTACTAAAGGACAAGAAGAAGTTAGTCTATGTTAACTTAATTCCTTACAACCCAGTAAGTGAACACGACCAATATTCACGCTCTTCCAAGGAAGATGTCTTAGTCTTCTATGATATTCTTAAGAAGAACGGAATTAACTGTGTCATCCGTCAAGAACATGGAACAGATATTGATGCAGCTTGTGGTCAGTTGAGAAGTAAACAATTAAAGGACGAAGAAAAGGTCTTAGTTTAG
- a CDS encoding YutD family protein produces the protein MDKKNIPEEMKNYNRFKGEAVISKGDDILIGDKVFRLVYNYKEAYDSEKLAQRFSDILTKYDYILGDWGHEQLRLKGFYSSSRKKIPDEQKILAAQDYLDEYCNYGCAFFIIKRLRAKEKNKSDRPLYTERQIRQGEKSAKPSLDKTELKLNLGQDKASIIKNRDQDKPSKNSSTGKKKNNFKPAHVQERKFKVSDKKHEPSRSKISSDRPTRQNKGRKQTFTIIQKDEEESK, from the coding sequence ATGGATAAAAAAAACATACCAGAAGAGATGAAAAATTATAATCGCTTCAAGGGGGAGGCAGTTATTTCAAAGGGTGATGATATTTTAATTGGGGACAAGGTTTTTAGGTTGGTCTACAACTACAAGGAGGCCTATGATTCCGAAAAATTAGCCCAAAGGTTTTCCGATATTTTGACCAAGTATGATTATATCTTAGGGGATTGGGGCCATGAGCAGCTTAGGCTTAAGGGTTTTTATTCAAGCTCCCGCAAAAAAATTCCTGATGAGCAAAAAATACTTGCGGCCCAAGATTATTTGGATGAATATTGTAATTATGGTTGTGCTTTTTTTATCATCAAGCGTTTGAGGGCCAAAGAAAAAAATAAAAGTGACCGTCCTCTTTATACGGAAAGGCAAATCAGGCAGGGCGAAAAATCAGCCAAGCCGTCCCTAGATAAGACAGAACTTAAACTTAATCTAGGACAAGATAAGGCTTCTATAATCAAAAATAGAGATCAGGATAAGCCAAGTAAGAATTCAAGCACTGGTAAAAAGAAAAACAATTTTAAACCAGCCCATGTGCAGGAGAGAAAATTCAAGGTTTCTGACAAAAAACATGAGCCTAGCAGAAGTAAAATCAGCTCAGACCGGCCAACGAGGCAAAATAAGGGAAGAAAACAGACTTTTACAATCATTCAAAAAGATGAGGAAGAATCTAAATAG